The following are encoded together in the Syngnathus scovelli strain Florida chromosome 12, RoL_Ssco_1.2, whole genome shotgun sequence genome:
- the rtkn2 gene encoding rhotekin-2, with protein MDDQRDFQNSKRNKNLSMAISGSSAVAMEIKRKKIRKSALFQQTENSNLQEKLDFEVRMREGAYKLLQACSKREQILSASRNLLTCNARIKAYMGHMQKTKEGYNLTEVSSKSEERVPCRGTIALSGLRIPLMWKDQDHFNNRGSSRRVAIFCVMQMGCQVFDTKMAVVDRSITDVCFEEVAIFKDAVPDFKLRVELWSCAAEDELTLVNTPKKLAKKLRNSLGKTAGKKLCPLLDTPDPDTFLQHNPLPSGAKFNLLAYSTMRLPEAEGTFQSHSLVVLQNSDCSSWLPLYGNLCCRLVAQPACMTQIVMAGYLDHKQSVAGLERRCSLYCVLSAATLCCYFSPEEADAKLQPALRLAVNKDTRIQVMGKESGGKKFRSLSIINPCPEENQTEIFTADTSEQLDQWQEALHQHLFDQSQWLHCCEQLMKIEVMSPRKPSLFLTKQADSVYNELSINSPAKIESITDIIHNKIQETDGHFLIGQQEAREPPNWSALFGGSRSLVLQKTAATKVLSPSQRCTPCSSPKPCSSSTPNSGKKRRAPLPPTTPDAPPPCHTPRPDRPPRPPLSHPQKENTSRVKYKTGRPSLDAKFSAIIQQLQQHNNKYSGGAPALSRKNAPLAFTQVDRQGDDAPTLRSNLRKSCRERMNF; from the exons atggacgaCCAGCGGGATTTTCAAAATTCTAAACGAAACAAGAACTTAAGCATGGCCATCTCTGGTAGCTCTGCCGTGGCCATGGAGATAAAGAGGAAGAAAATACGAAAGAGTGCTTTATTCCAGCAAACGGAG AACTCAAACCTTCAAGAGAAGCTGGACTTTGAGGTGCGGATGCGAGAGGGAGCCTACAAGCTGCTGCAGGCCTGCAGTAAGAGAGAACAGATCCTCAGCGCCTCCAGGAACCTGTTGACCTGCAACGCCAGGATCAAGGCCTACATGGGTCACATGCAGAAGACAAAGGAAGGGTACAATTTGACAGAAGTCAGCAG CAAGTCAGAGGAGCGTGTGCCATGTAGAGGAACAATTGCTCTGTCTG GGCTTCGTATTCCATTGATGTGGAAGGATCAGGACCACTTCAACAACAGAGGAA GCTCACGGCGGGTGGCCATCTTCTGTGTGATGCAGATGGGCTGCCAGGTGTTTGACACCAAGATGGCAGTGGTGGACAGATCCATTACGGACGTCTGCTTTGAAGAAGTCGCCATCTT CAAAGATGCAGTTCCCGATTTTAAGCTGCGGGTAGAGCTGTGGAGCTGCGCCGCGGAGGACGAGCTCACCCTGGTCAACACACCGAAGAAGCTGGCAAAGAAGCTGCGGAATTCCTTGGGGAAGACCGCCGGGAAGAAACTCTGCCCTCTGCTGGATACTCCAGACCCCGACACCTTCCTCCAGCACAACCCGCTGCCGTC AGGAGCCAAGTTCAATCTGCTTGCCTACTCCACCATGAGACTGCCTGAGGCTGAAGGCACCTTCCAGTCCCATTCGCTGGTGGTCCTCCaaaatt CTGATTGTTCGTCCTGGCTTCCACTTTACGGCAACTTGTGCTGCCGCTTGGTGGCCCAGCCTGCGTGTATGACGCAAATCGTGATGGCCGGCTATCTCGACCACAAG CAAAGCGTAGCGGGCCTGGAGCGCCGCTGCAGCCTCTACTGCGTGCTGAGCGCCGCCACCTTGTGTTGCTACTTCAGCCCGGAGGAGGCGGACGCCAAATTGCAGCCGGCACTGCGGCTGGCCGTCAACAAG GACACTCGCATCCAGGTGATGGGAAAGGAGTCGGGAGGGAAGAAGTTTCGCAGTCTGTCCATCATCAACCCTTGCCCAGaggaaaaccagactgaaatctTCACAGCAGACACCAGCGAGCAACTGGACCAGTGGCAGGAAGCGCTGCATCAGCACCTCTTTGATCAGA GTCAGTGGCTGCACTGCTGCGAGCAGCTCATGAAAATCGAGGTGATGTCGCCACGGAAACCATCCCTCTTCCTCACCAAGCAAGCCGACTCTGTTTACAACGAACTGA GCATCAATTCTCCAGCCAAGATTGAGAGCATCACTGACATCATCCACAACAAGATCCAGGAGACTGACGGCCACTTCCTGATTGGTCAGCAGGAAGCCAGAGAGCCTCCCAATTGGTCGGCTCTTTTCGGCGGCTCCCGCTCACTTGTATTGCAGAAGACGGCAGCTACTAAAGTTCTCTCACCGAGTCAACGCTGCACGCCGTGTTCAAGCCCCAAGCCTTGCTCCAGCTCCACGCCCAATAGTGGCAAGAAACGGCGTGCCCCGCTTCCTCCCACCACACCCGACGCTCCGCCTCCTTGTCACACTCCTCGCCCTGACagacctcctcgtcctcctctctCGCACCCGCAGAAGGAAAACACTTCACGGGTCAAATACAAAACGGGAAGGCCGTCTCTGGATGCCAAATTTTCCGCCATCatccagcagctgcagcagcacaaCAACAAATACAGCGGGGGCGCTCCGGCACTGAGCCGCAAGAACGCGCCGCTCGCTTTCACTCAGGTCGACAGACAAGGCGATGATGCTCCCACACTGAGGAGCAATTTGAGGAAGTCCTGCCGAGAGAGGATGAACTTCTAA